A stretch of DNA from Candidatus Saccharibacteria bacterium oral taxon 488:
GGATGCTCAAACTCCAAATCTTGCAAAATCTGCCAGGCGGCGCGGCGCTGCGCGTTGGTCAAGGGGAATGGCAGTTGCTCAACAAATTGCTTGACGACCGGCTGATTGAACGGGATACGCCAGCCGGTCAATTTGGTTTGCTCCTGCTTATTCAACTGCGCTGCCAAGATCATTTCAAACAACTCTTCAAACGCCAAGCGTTCACGACCGCAAGCGATTTCCTGATGATTTTTCGGCGCATGGAGAAACCTGACGGCTTCAGCACGACTAACTAGTTTTTGCCGCTGGACGATGTGCTCCGGCAGCGTTTCGGGCAAGAATTCCATGACAGGGCGCAAATTTTTCAGCAAATCCTGCACGGTTTTGGGGCGGAGGTTTTTGATGGATTTGTAGATCGGATGGATGCCCGACGCATGTTGGGCGTCCGACGCATCTGTCTGCTTGGCGAGCTCAACAGATGGACTGCTGATCTGATAGCTATTATATTGCATGCCAAATTGACCGGAGAACATGAACTCGGCATCAGATTTGAGCTGCGATTCGCGGTACGGCTGATTGAACCAAACGGCCTTCACCTTGCCAGAATCATCCGCCAGCACCGCCGTGGTGATCCTTAAGCCCCGGCGAACAATCCGCGTGGAAATCGACTCGCAGCGCGCCCGCACCGTCACTTTACCCGGCTGAAGATCAGCAATGTTAACCGCCGCCGAATAATCATCATACGCTCGCGGCAAAAAATCCAAGGCGTCCGCCACCGTCTCCAAACCCGCCGCCGACAGCGCCTGGGCGGTTTTGGGGCCGACGCCTTTGATGTGCGCGAGAGGGGTGGTTAGTTTCATCTAGGAAACGGCGTTGATGCCTTCCAGCGCGTAGGCGGTGTCTTCCCAACCTCTTACTTCTATTGAGTCAACGCCCATTTGTTTGACTGGAAAATCATTGCCGCCTTCCTGTAATTTATCGCCAAAGAATAGCGCTTCTTCCTTTGACCAGCCGTTCAGCTCAAGCAGCTTACCAATGCCATAGGCTTTATCAATTCCTGGCAGCGTAATGTCAGTACTAGTCGTACCACCAATCCTAACTTCGAGATTTGGTAGTTTCGCCGCCACCTTGTCACGATATACCGGACGGACATCCTTGTACTTTTCCGCCCAGGCATACTTATCCTCTGGCGACGCCTGTTGGCCCAGCGCCGACATGGTAATCTGGCTGTGGCGATCCTCAATAATCTCACCCGCAGGATTATCGCACCAAATACCCATCTCTCGAGCAACCTCCTCCAGCACTGCAGTTATCTGAGTTTTTTGCTCATCAGATAAATCGTTCGCATATTGAATCTTCCATTCATTATCAGCAGCATCAAATCGATAATACCTCGTACCGCACGTCGGCATTGCATGGAATTTTTGGAGTAGTTCGGGCTGAACATCAAGTCGGTCAATCACTTGCTTTTTAATCTGGTGGAATGTGCCGCCCGTGATGACACACATCTCATAGTTTTCAAGCAACCGACCAAGGATATCTGCCATACGATCGCTAATTGGTGACTTGGTAATAGCTAGCGTGTCATCCAAATCAAACCCGATAATTTTTTTCATTATTCCTCTCCTTCCATATTTTCTGCAACTAGAATAAACGTATTTTTACCTTTTTTCAACAAAGATTGATTGTTGATGGCTCGGTCATTAGCCAGTTTTTCGCCGTTAAGGCTGATGGCGCCAGATTTGAGCAGGCGTCTGGCCTCGCCGTTAGAACTGACCGCACCAGAGACCACCAACGCTTCAATCACGCCGACGCCGACATCAACACGTGGAATTTCTTTGGCCAGGGTGTCCAAATCATCGTCCAACAGTTGCCGAAAATCGCCGCCGCCAAACAATACTTCCGTCACCCGCTCCACTGATTCGCGCCGATTGACGCCGTGGACGATGTCGGTGACTTCGCGCGCCAAGACTTTCTGTGCTGAGCGCGCACCTGGGTTGACCGCGTGGTTTTCAGCGATAGCTTCAATGGTATCACGATCAAGCATGGTGAAGATTTTCATGTATTCGATGGCGCTTTCGTCATCAACGTTCAGCCAGAATTGGTAGAACTTGTACACGCTGGTTTTGTTTTCGTCCAGCCACACGGCACCACCTTCGGATTTACCAAATTTGCGCCCAGTTGATTTGTTGATGAGTAACGGCGCAGTCATGGCGTAAACTTCGGCATTTTCTTTTTTGCGGATCAATTCCACGCCTGAGAGCAAATTACCCCATTGATCAGAACCACCGATTTGCAAATTGACACCGTGATGCTTGAACAGATGCCAAAAATCATAACCCTGCAGTAAGGTGTAGGTAAATTCAGCAAAACTCAGACCTTTGCCGTTACTAATTCGTGCTTTGAAAAACTCGCGAGCGGTCAATTCCGCCATGTTGAAATTCTTGCCAATGTCACGGAGGAATGGAATCAGTTCCAGATTGCCCAGCCAGTCCGCATTGTCCACCAAGGTAAAATCGCGTCCCGCAAAAATTTGCGACACTTGTGTCTTCAACGCTCGCTTGTTGTATTCAATTTCCGCATACGAAAGCAGGCTCCGCTCCTCGGTGTCGCGCATATCGCCAATCATGCCGGTGCCGCCACCGACCAGCAGAAACACCTTGTGACCGCGCTCCAAAAAATGCCGCACCATCATGTAGACCGCCAAATGCCCGACGTGCAAACTGTCAGCCGACGGATCTGTCCCCAGATAGAGCGTGAAATTCTCCGAATCGATAAGCTTGTCATTGGTGAATGTGGTTTGGTTCCAAAACCCGCGCCACTGTAGCTCCTCTGATAATTGCATATTCCTCCTTTTCTGGGTAATAGTATAGCAATTTTATGATTGAAGCGAAACATAGGCGTGATATAATGATAGTGTGAACAAGAAACCCTCAGATAAGCAGTCGGGCTCCAGCGCAAAACCAGCGCCGTCACGTCCGCACCCAAAGCCGGCAAACCGGCTGAGTGTCTATGCAAACTTGGCGAATAAGCGTCGACTAAAGAAGGACAAGCGCTCCCGCGAAAAAGCAGAGTACCTGGCGAGCCTACCAAAGCACCCCGTCAAGCGGTTCTTTTACCGTCTCCACCCCAAACGCGTCTTTAAGTACTGGTTCTCTAAGCGCGGCGGCCTGATGGCGCTAAAAATTCTCGGTGTCGCCATCGTTGTGATGATTATTCTGATCGGCGGTCTGTTCGCCTACTTCCGTAAAGACCTCGACAAGATCCGTCCGGGTGAGCTCGCCAAACGCGTCCAGACGACGGTCACCAAATATTACGACCGCAATGGTGCACTGCTCTGGGAAGATAAGGGTACGGATAACTATAAGCTAGTGGTTGAGGCTGATAAAATCAGCGATTATCTCAAGAAAGCGACTATCGCTATTGAAGATCGTGATTTTTATAAGCACCACGGTATCAGTATCAGCGGGCTGACCCGCGCTATGTTTAGTACAGCGTCAGGTCGGCAGGTTCAGGGTGGCTCGACGCTGACACAACAGCTCGTCAAGCAAGTCTTCTTTGCCGATGACGCCGATAAACGCGGCCTTAGTGGTATTCCACGCAAGATCAAGGAAATCATCCTGGCGATTGAAGTTGAGCGCATGTA
This window harbors:
- a CDS encoding HAD-IIB family hydrolase codes for the protein MKKIIGFDLDDTLAITKSPISDRMADILGRLLENYEMCVITGGTFHQIKKQVIDRLDVQPELLQKFHAMPTCGTRYYRFDAADNEWKIQYANDLSDEQKTQITAVLEEVAREMGIWCDNPAGEIIEDRHSQITMSALGQQASPEDKYAWAEKYKDVRPVYRDKVAAKLPNLEVRIGGTTSTDITLPGIDKAYGIGKLLELNGWSKEEALFFGDKLQEGGNDFPVKQMGVDSIEVRGWEDTAYALEGINAVS
- a CDS encoding tyrosine--tRNA ligase, with the protein product MQLSEELQWRGFWNQTTFTNDKLIDSENFTLYLGTDPSADSLHVGHLAVYMMVRHFLERGHKVFLLVGGGTGMIGDMRDTEERSLLSYAEIEYNKRALKTQVSQIFAGRDFTLVDNADWLGNLELIPFLRDIGKNFNMAELTAREFFKARISNGKGLSFAEFTYTLLQGYDFWHLFKHHGVNLQIGGSDQWGNLLSGVELIRKKENAEVYAMTAPLLINKSTGRKFGKSEGGAVWLDENKTSVYKFYQFWLNVDDESAIEYMKIFTMLDRDTIEAIAENHAVNPGARSAQKVLAREVTDIVHGVNRRESVERVTEVLFGGGDFRQLLDDDLDTLAKEIPRVDVGVGVIEALVVSGAVSSNGEARRLLKSGAISLNGEKLANDRAINNQSLLKKGKNTFILVAENMEGEE